The proteins below are encoded in one region of Parvicella tangerina:
- a CDS encoding alpha/beta fold hydrolase → MEEEFYIAEEDLTPSMRLIRFYFHRVSALTPRVATKLFWHLFTKPRPRKFAKTDESFYEKASQEKVLSQKFKAEFLLNKRGNGDNRVLILHGWEGRSSDFSKLITQLEKVATVYALDFPGHGKSPKSRAHLPMFVDVIESALNHLAEVDTVIGHSLGAASLAMAVGQGDYSNQLKNLVFMGLHPEPSQYFLQYKRVTKVNDIVFERCVRMAEEKTSAKLLDYSCYNYLEKYERFAMHFIHDEKDKIIRVDRVEDLANKLSDSEVFKGDHGGHFRHYKSDEVIEYILKISSEIDAKKD, encoded by the coding sequence TTGGAAGAAGAATTTTACATAGCTGAAGAGGATCTAACCCCATCGATGAGGTTGATTCGTTTTTATTTTCACCGCGTATCAGCGTTGACACCTCGTGTGGCTACAAAATTGTTTTGGCATCTTTTTACAAAACCCAGACCCAGAAAATTTGCTAAGACCGATGAGTCCTTCTACGAAAAAGCCAGTCAGGAAAAGGTGTTGTCTCAAAAGTTCAAGGCAGAGTTCTTGTTAAACAAAAGAGGTAACGGAGACAATCGAGTACTTATTTTACACGGCTGGGAAGGAAGATCATCTGACTTTAGTAAGTTGATTACTCAACTAGAGAAAGTAGCTACGGTTTATGCCTTAGATTTTCCTGGGCATGGAAAGTCGCCCAAAAGCAGAGCACATCTCCCCATGTTTGTGGATGTCATTGAATCTGCGTTGAACCATCTTGCGGAGGTTGATACCGTTATCGGACATTCATTAGGAGCGGCTTCATTAGCAATGGCAGTTGGGCAAGGAGATTACTCGAACCAACTGAAGAACTTGGTCTTCATGGGGCTGCATCCAGAGCCTTCGCAATATTTTTTGCAATACAAAAGAGTCACTAAAGTGAATGACATTGTTTTTGAAAGATGCGTTCGTATGGCTGAAGAAAAAACAAGCGCTAAACTTCTGGACTACAGTTGCTATAATTATCTTGAAAAGTACGAAAGATTCGCCATGCATTTCATCCACGATGAAAAAGACAAAATTATTCGTGTAGATCGTGTGGAGGATTTAGCGAATAAATTAAGTGACTCAGAGGTTTTTAAGGGCGATCATGGTGGCCATTTCAGACATTATAAGTCTGATGAAGTAATTGAGTACATCCTAAAAATCAGTAGTGAAATTGATGCGAAAAAGGATTGA
- a CDS encoding TetR/AcrR family transcriptional regulator, which translates to MGRKSIIKERKQLNAKQRKWLANTLPFFYKHGIQGPTMNDIANHLGLSKATIYNYYESKEDLVHDSLWLKLKELDKFRDLLFDDSKDFVARYFEGVNFATTQLHGMTDEYLQDLRNHYPKSWQSVEMYYEKSVENLKKYYDIGIQNGTFRPFNTDLMATFDLRFFNMMVDANFLVSNRITVENAFNEYFNMKFNGILMTRDLTILTNFQNN; encoded by the coding sequence ATGGGACGTAAATCAATCATCAAGGAAAGAAAACAATTAAATGCAAAGCAAAGAAAATGGTTGGCTAATACGCTACCTTTTTTCTACAAGCACGGTATTCAAGGTCCTACAATGAATGATATTGCAAACCATTTGGGGTTGAGCAAGGCTACGATCTATAATTACTATGAATCAAAAGAGGATCTGGTGCATGATTCACTATGGCTTAAGTTGAAAGAGTTGGATAAGTTTAGAGACTTGTTGTTTGATGATTCTAAGGATTTTGTCGCTCGCTATTTTGAAGGGGTAAACTTTGCTACGACTCAACTGCACGGAATGACAGATGAGTACCTTCAGGATTTGAGAAATCATTACCCTAAATCTTGGCAGAGTGTTGAAATGTATTACGAAAAGTCGGTTGAGAACCTGAAAAAATATTACGATATCGGAATTCAGAACGGAACCTTTCGTCCATTCAATACGGATCTTATGGCCACTTTTGATCTGCGCTTTTTCAATATGATGGTGGATGCGAATTTCCTGGTTTCAAATCGCATAACGGTTGAGAATGCATTCAATGAGTACTTTAACATGAAGTTCAATGGTATTCTTATGACTCGCGATCTTACGATTTTAACAAACTTCCAGAATAATTAA
- a CDS encoding T9SS type A sorting domain-containing protein, translating to MTVYPNPAGSELIISSEEFQANSTAEIIIYDLLGRPVISLNEHRETIIVDL from the coding sequence ATAACTGTTTATCCAAACCCTGCTGGAAGCGAGCTAATAATTAGCTCAGAGGAATTCCAGGCAAATTCAACGGCTGAGATTATTATTTATGATCTATTAGGAAGGCCAGTGATAAGTTTAAATGAACATAGGGAAACGATTATTGTTGATTTGTGA
- a CDS encoding LNS2 domain-containing protein yields MSEDKKFELKKAVDQDGQAASPVLPDEVKNYLIDIDGTVTEDVPNEEPERMATCEPFPDALETLNKWYDEGHIITFFTSRTEDHRKVTEAWLNKHGFKYHGLLMGKPRGGNYHWIDNHLVKATRYKGKFTDLVTAEHEIQVFED; encoded by the coding sequence ATGTCAGAAGACAAGAAATTTGAACTGAAAAAAGCTGTAGACCAGGATGGTCAGGCGGCAAGCCCGGTTTTGCCGGATGAAGTAAAGAACTATTTGATAGACATTGATGGGACGGTTACTGAAGACGTGCCGAATGAAGAGCCAGAACGAATGGCTACTTGTGAACCTTTTCCAGATGCATTGGAAACCTTAAACAAATGGTATGATGAAGGTCATATTATTACTTTTTTTACCAGCCGAACCGAAGATCATCGCAAGGTGACAGAAGCATGGTTAAATAAACATGGGTTTAAGTACCATGGGTTATTAATGGGTAAACCTAGAGGAGGGAATTACCACTGGATTGATAATCATTTGGTGAAAGCTACACGGTACAAAGGTAAGTTTACTGACCTGGTAACAGCAGAACACGAAATTCAAGTTTTTGAAGATTAA
- a CDS encoding family 16 glycosylhydrolase, producing the protein MNNLKHILLFTIPLFIWTQGFTQLSACQYSIVHNQEVTECTNGDFVLTFEDNFDGSELNEDVWEIIPWAQGDGVEINTLEPDNLEVSNGTLKIMISNIPKERRHTNWLLDSEEASDGEVNLRWYNYSSSNIWTKDKTFRYGKYEIRARMDSFKGMFPAFWIYGGDNSVGGEIQSELDFFEVFHPGEHDENDWTIKPTLHYDSDNDGETSDGNYCVGTDKDMSDLDEWHTYTCYFYPHKVEIYKDNVLEWEEFRFRSNLHVPIECESEDVVYSVAKEMVGWPSDYGSLIINMAVQAEHLMDDNPSNAFPCTYEIDYVRYWEFTDCVLDQYAPANVGASWPVNTSVWGPLYTGWEVYVIPNAVLNTGSTSKLIANDQILSMGDFEVEIGANFEAWIDPEMCSLYKQGESHENDSIIIQNTEPQSINTATPKLVYKNKVFPSPFKSELFVEVSDDFIGGEYSVYNMLGSVVASGVLTDRTTRIQGFKEYSSGLYSVVLEKNNLIEVQKIMKK; encoded by the coding sequence ATGAATAACTTGAAACACATATTACTCTTCACCATTCCGTTGTTTATTTGGACTCAAGGGTTTACGCAGCTTTCTGCTTGTCAATACTCCATTGTACATAACCAGGAAGTAACTGAATGTACGAATGGAGATTTTGTTCTCACATTTGAAGACAATTTTGATGGGAGTGAGCTAAATGAAGATGTTTGGGAGATTATTCCTTGGGCGCAGGGAGATGGAGTTGAAATCAACACATTAGAACCAGATAATTTGGAAGTTTCAAATGGCACTCTTAAAATCATGATAAGTAACATTCCTAAAGAAAGAAGACACACAAATTGGTTATTGGACTCAGAAGAAGCCTCGGATGGAGAAGTGAATTTAAGATGGTATAATTACTCTAGTTCTAATATCTGGACCAAGGACAAAACTTTCAGATACGGCAAGTACGAAATTCGAGCTAGGATGGATTCGTTCAAAGGAATGTTTCCAGCATTTTGGATTTATGGTGGTGATAATAGTGTGGGTGGTGAAATACAAAGTGAGTTAGATTTTTTTGAGGTCTTTCATCCAGGCGAACATGATGAAAACGATTGGACTATTAAACCAACACTTCATTACGATTCCGATAATGATGGTGAAACATCTGATGGTAATTATTGTGTTGGGACCGACAAGGATATGTCAGATTTAGATGAGTGGCATACATACACATGCTATTTCTATCCACACAAGGTTGAAATCTATAAAGATAATGTCTTGGAGTGGGAAGAATTTAGATTTCGCAGCAATTTACATGTTCCGATAGAGTGTGAATCTGAAGATGTTGTTTATTCAGTTGCAAAAGAAATGGTCGGTTGGCCATCAGATTACGGATCTTTGATTATAAACATGGCTGTACAAGCTGAACATTTAATGGATGATAACCCTTCAAATGCTTTTCCATGCACTTACGAAATAGATTATGTCAGATACTGGGAATTCACGGATTGTGTATTGGACCAGTATGCCCCTGCTAATGTTGGTGCATCATGGCCAGTCAACACTTCCGTGTGGGGTCCTTTGTATACGGGTTGGGAGGTGTATGTTATTCCGAATGCTGTTTTAAATACTGGGAGCACTTCCAAGCTTATAGCTAATGACCAAATATTGAGTATGGGTGATTTTGAAGTTGAAATTGGAGCAAACTTTGAAGCATGGATTGACCCAGAAATGTGTAGTCTATACAAACAGGGAGAATCTCATGAAAATGATAGTATAATTATTCAGAATACCGAGCCTCAATCCATCAACACAGCGACACCAAAGTTAGTTTATAAAAATAAGGTTTTTCCTAGCCCCTTCAAATCAGAACTGTTCGTAGAAGTATCTGATGATTTTATTGGTGGGGAATATAGCGTTTACAACATGCTAGGGTCTGTTGTCGCATCAGGGGTGTTGACTGATCGAACTACAAGAATACAAGGGTTTAAAGAGTATTCTTCTGGATTGTATAGTGTTGTTCTTGAAAAGAATAATTTGATTGAAGTACAAAAGATCATGAAGAAATAG
- a CDS encoding DUF4836 family protein, with translation MGISKWILPAMVSVLIFASCGESKEDKTENLKHSTRYNMISSIDHLAVVASIDLLKLIEKSAFESNPDLPMEASAGYKMMVKEKLDPEKTGIDLTGNNHFAISMVNPEEPEYIVFTAKVTNPENAKATVQEIVKGAYSEEEVDGDNYEFIVDDEIAFGWDASDIVVVFSEANDPKKIAKKLLQSRYVDGSDDDKGMEAYLAQEDDMNAYVQVSNTVDFIKAQSSDVPEEVLEALENAYYIGSGNFNNGEIVFEWDIHADELKNSEFNALATSSVNESFYNYLTQDKLIGFGTASIEMEAIFKALEYAESSDFSFEQFEEETGLSKQMMQEMFTGEFALSFVDIRMEEQTVAYAEGLEEEVDDFFMEESYTYNKEVPVMIFTAGISDSTKFGELLRASGEAKLMKGVYQMDEDAFIAFHADKLILTSDQETAEFFATGQAYKKYSLPAGANNETPLFGFVNTDPTKIPAGILKMAENDEGQMALDVLGMFSGVQFNGEFEHMEFRVEMTNKQDNALKVITDYILAQIKEKQMI, from the coding sequence ATGGGAATTTCAAAATGGATCTTGCCGGCAATGGTAAGTGTATTGATTTTCGCTTCATGCGGAGAAAGCAAGGAAGACAAGACTGAAAATCTAAAGCATTCAACAAGATATAATATGATCAGTTCAATCGACCACTTGGCTGTTGTTGCCTCGATTGATCTCCTGAAACTTATAGAAAAGTCGGCTTTTGAGTCTAATCCAGACCTTCCGATGGAAGCGAGCGCTGGTTATAAAATGATGGTGAAGGAAAAGCTTGATCCTGAAAAAACAGGTATCGATCTTACAGGGAATAATCATTTCGCGATTTCAATGGTTAACCCAGAGGAACCTGAATATATCGTTTTCACAGCAAAAGTGACCAATCCTGAAAATGCAAAAGCAACTGTTCAGGAAATCGTAAAAGGAGCGTATTCAGAAGAAGAAGTAGATGGAGATAACTACGAGTTCATAGTAGATGATGAAATCGCTTTTGGATGGGATGCGAGTGACATTGTCGTTGTGTTTAGTGAAGCGAATGACCCAAAAAAGATTGCAAAAAAACTGTTGCAGTCCCGATATGTTGATGGTTCGGATGATGACAAAGGAATGGAGGCCTACCTTGCACAGGAGGATGATATGAATGCTTACGTACAGGTGAGTAATACAGTTGACTTCATCAAAGCACAGAGCTCAGACGTGCCCGAAGAGGTGCTGGAAGCACTTGAAAATGCTTATTATATCGGTTCTGGTAACTTCAATAACGGAGAGATTGTTTTTGAATGGGATATTCATGCGGATGAGCTGAAGAACTCTGAATTCAACGCCCTGGCTACATCATCGGTTAATGAGTCGTTTTACAATTACTTAACGCAAGATAAATTGATTGGGTTTGGAACGGCATCAATTGAAATGGAAGCGATCTTTAAAGCGTTAGAGTACGCAGAAAGTAGTGACTTCTCTTTTGAACAGTTTGAGGAGGAAACAGGGCTGAGTAAACAAATGATGCAAGAAATGTTTACAGGAGAGTTTGCGTTGTCGTTTGTGGACATCCGTATGGAAGAGCAGACAGTTGCTTACGCAGAAGGGTTAGAGGAAGAGGTAGATGACTTTTTTATGGAAGAAAGCTACACCTACAATAAGGAGGTTCCTGTAATGATCTTTACCGCAGGAATCAGTGACTCCACAAAATTTGGAGAGTTGCTGAGAGCTTCAGGAGAAGCCAAGTTGATGAAGGGGGTATATCAAATGGACGAAGATGCCTTCATAGCCTTTCATGCAGACAAATTAATTCTTACTTCTGATCAAGAAACAGCAGAATTCTTTGCGACTGGGCAAGCGTATAAAAAATATTCACTGCCAGCCGGAGCCAATAATGAAACCCCATTGTTTGGCTTTGTAAATACAGATCCAACCAAAATTCCAGCGGGTATCCTAAAAATGGCAGAGAACGATGAGGGTCAGATGGCGTTAGATGTGCTCGGTATGTTTAGTGGTGTGCAGTTCAACGGAGAGTTTGAACACATGGAGTTTAGAGTTGAGATGACTAACAAGCAAGACAACGCATTAAAAGTTATCACAGATTATATCTTAGCACAGATTAAGGAAAAGCAAATGATTTAA
- a CDS encoding alpha/beta fold hydrolase: MEELLEKYANKHSDFIEVQGVNIHFRDEGEGEPLVLVHGTFASLHCFDGWTEMLSSHFRVIRMDLPGFGLTGPKPDNKYSIELFADFLNEFLEKIGVESCFIAGNSLGGWLSWEFALKYPEKVKKMILIDAAGYINDNTYPLPFVIAQTPVLRNVFNYVPKAVVRRFVRQVFYDQTKVTDELVDRYFDLFHREGNKEAFVRIANSYFVQNTHNLINLTIPVLVMWGDHDNWLSVKHADKFKRDLLNCTTIIYEHVGHVPMEEIPERTALDALNFLEN; this comes from the coding sequence TTGGAAGAGTTACTGGAGAAATACGCAAATAAGCATTCTGATTTTATTGAAGTTCAAGGCGTAAACATTCACTTTCGAGATGAAGGTGAGGGGGAACCTTTGGTACTCGTTCATGGAACGTTTGCATCGCTCCACTGTTTTGATGGTTGGACGGAAATGCTGAGTTCGCATTTTCGGGTCATTCGTATGGATTTGCCAGGCTTCGGTTTAACCGGACCCAAACCTGATAATAAATACAGTATTGAGTTATTTGCTGATTTTCTTAATGAATTTCTCGAAAAAATTGGTGTGGAATCCTGCTTTATTGCAGGAAACTCATTAGGCGGGTGGCTCTCATGGGAGTTTGCATTGAAATATCCAGAGAAAGTGAAAAAGATGATCTTGATCGATGCGGCAGGCTATATTAACGACAATACCTATCCACTTCCATTCGTAATTGCTCAAACGCCAGTGTTAAGAAATGTTTTTAATTATGTGCCCAAGGCGGTAGTGCGTAGGTTTGTAAGGCAAGTCTTTTATGATCAGACAAAGGTTACGGATGAACTCGTGGATCGCTATTTTGATTTATTTCATCGAGAGGGTAACAAAGAAGCTTTTGTTCGAATAGCGAATAGTTATTTTGTGCAGAACACGCACAACCTCATTAATTTAACCATACCCGTTTTAGTCATGTGGGGAGATCATGATAATTGGCTGAGTGTTAAACACGCAGATAAGTTTAAACGAGACTTATTAAATTGCACTACCATTATTTACGAGCACGTAGGCCACGTTCCGATGGAGGAAATTCCAGAAAGAACGGCATTGGATGCACTGAATTTTTTAGAAAATTGA
- a CDS encoding YncE family protein, whose protein sequence is MSKRKQISLLSKLLIMLIMASCWITSNAFAGSVDSSLYLKKTITGSISPKSVVHNGNGVFFAQNMMYRHTVTVYNRSYKKIATIKDKVNPADFGFDQYDFSVRGGPVECAFSHGGKYAWVSNYSLSGGDSTQFVHPGCDNCSGTGKYDSSFLYKIDVATKKIETVIQVGAVPKYVAVSPDDKWVLVTNWSSGDLSIIDTDKEVEVKRLKLGTFPRGIVVDPFSYYAYATVMGSTKLARVNLSDFSVNFIKDVGKGPRHLCISPDGKWLYLTLNSENKIAKIDLETWEVTKLKVGHQPRSMTISKDGKYLYLVNYNDNTFSKISTENFNVLAVTPTKTHPIGVTYDDLKQEVWVACYSGYIQVFKDSMIVAEKIPVDDQLETDLLAVDFEGKASVAQLSNPEEIQEPSDTVVPEVAINESVQEVREMLPVRRMYLDFGKTFSFDEVESKPKAIQKPQNKVMPKIKYKTEVALDQDKSFLVIVGSFGVYENAISMVDIMATKGLKAAYFTKPDKDLNYVFVYASDDLNEAKEWANANISGDTEYWVMHQ, encoded by the coding sequence TTGTCAAAGAGAAAGCAAATAAGTCTGCTGTCAAAGTTGCTGATCATGTTGATCATGGCGAGTTGCTGGATCACTAGCAATGCCTTTGCAGGAAGTGTAGATTCATCACTGTATTTAAAGAAAACGATCACGGGTAGTATATCTCCCAAGTCAGTAGTGCATAACGGAAATGGGGTGTTTTTTGCCCAGAACATGATGTATAGACATACCGTGACTGTCTATAACAGATCGTATAAAAAAATAGCAACAATTAAGGATAAGGTTAACCCCGCTGATTTCGGGTTTGATCAATATGATTTTAGCGTTAGAGGTGGACCAGTCGAATGCGCTTTCTCTCATGGTGGCAAGTATGCCTGGGTAAGTAATTATTCCCTTTCAGGTGGAGATTCCACACAGTTTGTTCATCCTGGATGTGATAACTGCAGTGGAACGGGTAAGTACGATAGTAGTTTTTTATACAAAATTGACGTGGCTACTAAGAAAATAGAAACCGTGATCCAGGTTGGAGCGGTGCCCAAGTATGTTGCCGTTTCGCCCGATGATAAATGGGTGTTGGTGACCAACTGGAGCAGTGGAGACCTAAGTATTATTGATACAGACAAAGAGGTGGAGGTGAAAAGACTGAAGCTGGGTACATTTCCAAGAGGAATTGTAGTAGATCCATTTAGTTATTATGCCTACGCTACGGTCATGGGAAGTACCAAATTAGCCAGAGTCAATTTGTCTGATTTTTCGGTAAATTTCATCAAGGATGTAGGAAAAGGACCAAGGCATTTATGCATTAGCCCAGATGGGAAATGGCTCTACCTAACGTTAAATTCAGAAAATAAGATCGCAAAGATCGATCTCGAAACGTGGGAAGTGACCAAACTAAAGGTAGGACATCAACCAAGGTCAATGACCATTTCTAAAGACGGTAAATACCTCTATCTGGTCAATTATAACGACAATACGTTCTCAAAAATTAGCACTGAAAACTTTAACGTTTTGGCAGTCACTCCCACCAAAACACATCCTATTGGAGTGACTTATGACGATTTGAAACAAGAGGTTTGGGTAGCCTGCTACTCGGGGTATATTCAGGTGTTCAAAGATTCCATGATTGTTGCGGAGAAGATTCCTGTGGATGATCAACTCGAGACGGATCTACTTGCGGTTGATTTTGAGGGGAAGGCGTCTGTTGCGCAACTGAGCAATCCAGAAGAGATTCAAGAACCTTCAGATACAGTTGTTCCTGAAGTTGCAATAAACGAGAGCGTGCAGGAGGTAAGAGAAATGCTCCCGGTTCGAAGAATGTACCTGGACTTCGGCAAAACGTTTTCATTTGATGAAGTAGAATCCAAGCCTAAGGCCATTCAAAAGCCTCAGAATAAAGTAATGCCAAAAATCAAGTACAAAACTGAGGTCGCTTTGGATCAGGATAAATCATTTTTAGTGATTGTTGGTTCGTTTGGTGTGTATGAGAATGCCATCAGTATGGTTGATATCATGGCCACGAAAGGATTGAAAGCAGCGTATTTCACCAAACCCGACAAAGATCTCAATTATGTCTTCGTGTATGCTTCTGACGACCTCAATGAAGCCAAAGAATGGGCAAATGCCAACATCTCAGGAGATACCGAGTATTGGGTGATGCACCAATAA
- a CDS encoding CHAP domain-containing protein, whose amino-acid sequence MKHTLLIVLSLFVGSISYGQEKANGVVEYAVDHLGKKIDRGECWDLVAFALDDVEAEWQSPFDFGEKINYKTTALQPGDIISFDGVKFESDNGYVTFPMHYAIVYKVTDKDHLTILHQNHNQKKVVQTLDLNLADLKKGKIQFYRVREE is encoded by the coding sequence ATGAAGCACACTTTATTAATCGTTTTGAGTCTTTTTGTTGGATCCATCAGCTATGGACAGGAAAAAGCAAATGGCGTAGTTGAATATGCCGTAGATCACTTGGGTAAAAAAATTGACCGGGGAGAATGTTGGGACCTCGTAGCTTTTGCGCTGGATGATGTGGAGGCCGAGTGGCAGTCTCCTTTTGATTTTGGCGAAAAGATCAATTACAAAACAACCGCTCTTCAGCCTGGCGATATCATCAGCTTTGACGGGGTGAAATTTGAAAGTGATAACGGTTATGTTACTTTCCCAATGCATTATGCTATTGTTTACAAGGTGACTGACAAAGACCATCTAACCATCCTTCATCAAAATCATAACCAAAAAAAGGTGGTGCAAACACTTGACCTTAATCTGGCTGACCTCAAAAAAGGAAAAATTCAATTTTATAGGGTTAGAGAGGAGTAA
- a CDS encoding acetyl-CoA C-acyltransferase, with the protein MKEVYIVSAVRTPMGSFGGALSSVPAPKLGAAAIKGALAKVSLDPKEVNEVYMGNVLQANLGQAPARQAAIFAGINENVPCTTVNKVCASGMKAISLAAQAIKCGDADVVVAGGMENMSSVPHYMMARTGVKLGNITMVDGMVNDGLTDVYNQVHMGVCAEKCAEEYNISREEQDQFAITSYERSAAAWEAGKFDDEIVPVEVPQRRGDAIIVDKDEEFTNVKMEKIPALRPVFKKDGTVTAANASTLNDGASALILMSKEKMEALGLKPLAKIVSYADAAQEPEWFTTAPSLAIPRALDKAGLSTSDIDFWELNQAFSVVGIANTKKLALDPAKVDVNGGAVSLGHPLGNSGSRIIVTLINVLKQNNGKLGGAGICNGGGGASAMIIENC; encoded by the coding sequence ATGAAAGAAGTATATATCGTTTCTGCAGTAAGAACGCCAATGGGTAGTTTTGGAGGTGCTTTGTCGAGCGTACCTGCGCCAAAGTTGGGTGCTGCAGCGATCAAAGGAGCATTGGCAAAAGTGAGTTTGGACCCTAAAGAGGTGAATGAAGTTTACATGGGAAATGTACTTCAAGCAAACCTTGGTCAAGCTCCTGCCAGACAGGCGGCCATTTTTGCGGGCATTAATGAAAATGTACCTTGTACTACCGTTAACAAGGTATGTGCATCAGGGATGAAGGCGATCAGCTTAGCTGCGCAGGCAATTAAGTGTGGAGATGCAGACGTGGTAGTAGCTGGAGGAATGGAAAACATGTCTAGCGTTCCTCATTACATGATGGCCAGAACTGGTGTGAAATTAGGAAATATTACGATGGTAGACGGAATGGTGAATGATGGTTTGACCGATGTTTACAATCAAGTTCACATGGGTGTTTGTGCTGAAAAATGTGCTGAAGAATATAATATCTCCAGAGAAGAGCAAGATCAATTTGCGATTACTTCTTACGAGCGCTCGGCAGCGGCATGGGAAGCTGGAAAATTTGATGATGAGATTGTACCGGTAGAGGTTCCTCAGCGAAGAGGAGATGCAATCATCGTAGATAAGGATGAAGAATTCACGAACGTAAAGATGGAGAAGATCCCTGCTTTACGACCTGTATTTAAAAAAGATGGGACAGTGACTGCTGCGAATGCTTCAACACTAAACGATGGTGCTTCAGCCTTGATCTTAATGAGTAAAGAAAAAATGGAAGCGCTAGGCTTAAAGCCATTAGCAAAGATTGTGAGTTATGCCGATGCTGCGCAAGAGCCAGAATGGTTTACTACAGCTCCTTCTCTTGCTATTCCTAGAGCATTAGACAAAGCAGGGCTTTCTACTTCAGATATTGATTTCTGGGAACTCAACCAGGCTTTCTCAGTAGTAGGAATTGCCAACACGAAGAAATTAGCATTAGATCCTGCAAAAGTGGACGTAAATGGAGGAGCAGTTTCTCTAGGACACCCACTTGGCAATAGCGGATCAAGAATCATTGTTACTTTGATCAATGTCTTGAAGCAAAACAATGGCAAACTAGGTGGTGCCGGCATCTGTAATGGTGGTGGTGGAGCTTCTGCGATGATTATTGAGAATTGTTAA